In bacterium YEK0313, the DNA window GACGAGGGTCGTGCTGGCGGATGGCGACTGGACATGCCCAAAATGACGGCCGAAAAGCTCGAGATTGCGATCGTCGGGGCGGGGCCGGCCGGGCTCTTCGCGGCCGAGCTGCTGGCCGGCGCCGGCGCCGAGGTCACGATCTTCGAGCGCCTCGTATCGCCCGCCCGCAAATTCCTGCTCGCTGGCCGCGGCGGCCTCAATCTCACCCATTCCGCAGGCCGCGAGCCGTTTCTCGCGCAATATGGCGCCGCGCGGAGCTGGCTGGCGCCGAGCCTCGATGCCTTCCCGCCATCGGCGCTGCGCGCCTGGGCCGACGGCCTCGGCGAAGCCACCTTCGTCGGCTCGAGCGGCCGGGTCTTTCCGCAGAGCTTCAAGGCTTCGCCCCTGGTCAGGGTCTGGCTCGCGCGGCTTCGGGCCGCGGGCGTCGCCCTGCGCACGCGCCATCGGCTCGCCGCCGTCGGCGAGGGCGGCAGATTGAGTTTCGAAACGCCGGACGGGCCATGCGAGATCCGGGCGCGTGCCGTTCTGCTGGCGCTCGGCGGCGCCAGCTGGCCGCGGATGGGTTCGGACGGGGCATGGGTCGCCATGCTGGAGGCCAAGGGCATCGCGGTGACACCGCTCGAACCGGCCAATATGGGCATCGAGATGGGCTGGTCGCCGGCTTTCGCGACACGTTTCGCCGGCGAGCCGCTGAAGCGCATCGTGCTGACCGTGGCCGGCCGGAAGGCGGAAGGCGAAGCCATGATCACGGCGGCCGGCCTCGAAGGTGGGGCGATCTATGCCCTTTCGGGGCCGATCCGCGCCGCGCTCGTTACCGGCCGCGCCCGGCTTGGCATCGACCTGAAACCGGACCTCGCCGCGGCGACGGTGGCGCAGCGGATCGCCGGCGGACGGGCCAAGGACTCGTTGTCGAACCTGCTGAAGAAACGCCTCGGCCTGGCGCCGCAGGCGATCCGCCTGATGCGCGAAGCCTCAGGCGGACCATTGCCGCGCGAACCCGGGCGCCTCGCGGAGCTGGTCAAGACGATGCGCCTTCCGATCCATGCCGCTGCCTCGATCGAGCGGGCCATCTCGACCGCCGGCGGCGTCAACCGCGACGCGCTGAGCGCCGAGGGCGAACTCGACCGCCTGCCCGGCGTCTTCGTGGCCGGCGAAATGCTGGATTGGGAAGCACCGACCGGGGGCTATCTCCTGCAGGCGACCTTCGCGACGGCGGCCACCGCGGCCCGGGGCATGGCCCGCCATTGCGGGCTCGTGCTGAATGCGCCGGTCCTCACGGCCTGGTAGCGCGGACGGCCAGCGGCCCGCGGCCCGTCAGCGTGGCGGCGGCGTCAGGTGCAGCTGGCGCTTGTTCCGGTCCGATTCACCGAGGCGCCGATGCGTGGGCTTGAATAGAGCCGGTCCGACAGCGTGATGCCGGCTTCCAGTTGCCACCCGATGGCCGGAACATAACGGTGGTAGACTTCGGCGAGTACCAAGAAACCGGCCGTGCCGACCGGCGGCTTAACACCGTCAGGCACCGTGATGGAGCTGCCGACCGAACGGCGTTGACCAACCGAGTTGCCGCCTGAATCGGTCATGGAACCCGCCTTGTTGCAGATGTCGCTCCAGGCCACCGAGGCATTGCCCTTGTCGTCGATCTTAATGCCCGTCACCACCGCGATCGTCCGGTTCTGCGGGAAAGGCGCGACGATGGCGCGCGTCGCGTTCAGGATGTTGCTCATGTCGTTGTCGGACAATGAGGCGCTCTGCGAGGCAAGATCCGCCAATGCGCGAGCCGCCACCGACACCTTGCGGCTGGCCTGAAGCGCCTGGGTCGTCTCGAAAGTCCCCAGAAGCA includes these proteins:
- a CDS encoding Putative thiazole biosynthetic enzyme, which produces MTAEKLEIAIVGAGPAGLFAAELLAGAGAEVTIFERLVSPARKFLLAGRGGLNLTHSAGREPFLAQYGAARSWLAPSLDAFPPSALRAWADGLGEATFVGSSGRVFPQSFKASPLVRVWLARLRAAGVALRTRHRLAAVGEGGRLSFETPDGPCEIRARAVLLALGGASWPRMGSDGAWVAMLEAKGIAVTPLEPANMGIEMGWSPAFATRFAGEPLKRIVLTVAGRKAEGEAMITAAGLEGGAIYALSGPIRAALVTGRARLGIDLKPDLAAATVAQRIAGGRAKDSLSNLLKKRLGLAPQAIRLMREASGGPLPREPGRLAELVKTMRLPIHAAASIERAISTAGGVNRDALSAEGELDRLPGVFVAGEMLDWEAPTGGYLLQATFATAATAARGMARHCGLVLNAPVLTAW
- a CDS encoding TadE-like protein codes for the protein MNPPPAFIVSRARDLIGRLRRDRQGVAAVEFAIIVTLMVPLLLGTFETTQALQASRKVSVAARALADLASQSASLSDNDMSNILNATRAIVAPFPQNRTIAVVTGIKIDDKGNASVAWSDICNKAGSMTDSGGNSVGQRRSVGSSITVPDGVKPPVGTAGFLVLAEVYHRYVPAIGWQLEAGITLSDRLYSSPRIGASVNRTGTSASCT